CTTTTTGTGCAAAGCCCGCTGCTGCAGTAGCGTTTCGCCGCGGCCGTTGAAAATAAATATCGAAAATGCCGAATGCAAACGCGTGTCGGCGTGATGTGCCGCAAGCTTTTCTTCGGTGCCGATCGGCGTGCCGTCGTCGTCGACATAAACGATGCGTTCGTCGAATCGATAATGAGACCGCCGCCACCAACGAACCATCGCGACAATGACTGCAAAACCGATCACAGCCGCCCACAGCATGCCGCCAAAAACAGAGATCGCCGTCCAAAACACGATCATCAGGAACGCGCTCGATGCCAATTGAACAGGCACCGGCAGCAGCGGCTTTCTGATCCCGACAAACGCCTCGATGAGCAACGCACCGATCGCCCCGCTGACCAGCCAGCCGAGAAAATTCGACACCGGCACGCCGTAGAAAACGCCGCCGCCTTCGTATTGCCAAAAACCGAGCCGAACCGCTCCCGGATCGAGCACAAGGTCAAAGAACATCGCGATGACAGCGGCCGCTCCGCCGCGGAAGAAAGCATTCGAGAATAGCGTCGCCGCCATCGCCCATGCTCCGACCATCAGCGGCGACCACGCCAGAAAGACCGTCCACGGAGTAACGCCGAAAAGCTTAGCGCCCAACAGTTCAGAATAACCGAAATGCCCGTACGGAAACCCTGTAAATATCGCAAGCGTCTCGATCGCGAGTGCATAAAGACCGAGCATTACCCAAAGGATCGCGGCATCACGCCAGCCGAGCCACCAACGCGTCGCCCACATCGCGGGCAGAGCGAACAGCACAACGTTCAGCCCAGACAGCCAATGCGACCATGCCGGTAGCTCGACATTGACCATAAAGAACGCACCCGTTGCAAGGAATATCGCGACGGCAATGGTTATGTAGGTATTGATTTTGTTTGATGGGATCACTTGATTTCGTTCTCTAAGCCGGAGACCTCCCGCAATGCCGCAAAGCTGCAAGGGCAACCGCCAAGGAGATCGGAGCTCTTCTTTGCGTTCTTTGCATATGCCCTTGGCGTCTTTGCGGGAAATCTTTCGCCACAGCTACAATCAGTCAATGCCCGATCTGCGATTCTTGCTAAAGGTCAGCCGCCCGCGATTTTGGTTCTACGTGCTTGGGCCGTATCTGGTCGGGCTTGTTGCAGGTGCGGTTGATCTCAATGAACTTCTGCACCCAGCATATCTGCTGATCGGACTTTATTTCACGTTTCCGGCAAATCTGCTCATCTACGGCGTCAACGACATTTTCGATTATGAGACCGACCGCATCAACGCCAAAAAGGACGATTACGAAACGCTGGTAAAACCGGATTCACGCGGTGCATTGTGGCTGGCAATCGCGATAACGAATCTTCCGTTCGCGGCGATCTTTTTTTTCGCCAATTTCGCGGCTTCGGCAGCGGTCATCGGGTTCTTGTTCTTTTCGGTGTTCTATTCCGCGCCGCCGATACGAGCCAAAACAACGCCGTTCCTCGATTCCGCCTTCAACATTCTCTACGCGATGCCGGGCTTCTTCGCATATTCGCTGCTCTCGGGCGAATTCCCACCCGCTGCCATCGTGATCGCCGCACTTTGCTGGACCGCCGCGATGCATGCGTACTCCGCAATTCCCGATGTCGAGGCAGACAAAGAAGCCGGCATCTCGACCATTGCGACTGTCTGCGGCGAATACGGCACTATCG
This sequence is a window from Acidobacteriota bacterium. Protein-coding genes within it:
- the idi gene encoding isopentenyl-diphosphate Delta-isomerase — translated: MIPSNKINTYITIAVAIFLATGAFFMVNVELPAWSHWLSGLNVVLFALPAMWATRWWLGWRDAAILWVMLGLYALAIETLAIFTGFPYGHFGYSELLGAKLFGVTPWTVFLAWSPLMVGAWAMAATLFSNAFFRGGAAAVIAMFFDLVLDPGAVRLGFWQYEGGGVFYGVPVSNFLGWLVSGAIGALLIEAFVGIRKPLLPVPVQLASSAFLMIVFWTAISVFGGMLWAAVIGFAVIVAMVRWWRRSHYRFDERIVYVDDDGTPIGTEEKLAAHHADTRLHSAFSIFIFNGRGETLLQQRALHKKTWPGVWSNSACGHVKLHETVDAAARRRLKYELGLTGVELKMTLPDFRYRAEKDGIVENEICPVFVGFSDNEPQPNPDEVAAIRWIKWEDFVREVADPANGYSPWAALEVKQLISERRFLDLYSRIVS
- a CDS encoding prenyltransferase, with the protein product MPDLRFLLKVSRPRFWFYVLGPYLVGLVAGAVDLNELLHPAYLLIGLYFTFPANLLIYGVNDIFDYETDRINAKKDDYETLVKPDSRGALWLAIAITNLPFAAIFFFANFAASAAVIGFLFFSVFYSAPPIRAKTTPFLDSAFNILYAMPGFFAYSLLSGEFPPAAIVIAALCWTAAMHAYSAIPDVEADKEAGISTIATVCGEYGTIAVCLILYAASAILSAPYLGFSSVTLGLAYVLLMIASFYSAKHGRIFKLYKAFPLINVAAGFVLFWSVALGKF